A section of the Larus michahellis chromosome 1, bLarMic1.1, whole genome shotgun sequence genome encodes:
- the CHRM2 gene encoding muscarinic acetylcholine receptor M2 isoform X2 encodes MNNSTYINSSTENMMALESPYKTVEVVFIVLVAGSLSLVTIIGNILVMVSIKVNRHLQTVNNYFLFSLACADLIIGIFSMNLYTLYTVIGYWPLGPVVCDLWLALDYVVSNASVMNLLIISFDRYFCVTKPLTYPVKRTTKMAGMMIAAAWVLSFILWAPAILFWQFIVGGRTVPDGDCYIQFFSNAAVTFGTAIAAFYLPVIIMTVLYWQISRASKSRIKKGKKEAAQNQDTVSPSLVQGKIVKPNNNNIPTSGDGLEHSKIQNGKTTEETVTENCVQGEEKESSNDSTSVSVVASNMKEDEAAKDASQASASQDHLKVENSKLTCIRIVTKSQKGDCSAPTNTTVEIVGSNGEEKQNSVARKIVKMTKQPAKKKPPPSREKKVTRTILAILLAFIITWTPYNVMVLINSFCTSCIPGTVWTIGYWLCYINSTINPACYALCNATFKKTFKHLLMCHYKNIGATR; translated from the coding sequence ATGAATAACTCAACGTACATAAACTCTTCCACTGAAAATATGATGGCTCTGGAGAGCCCCTATAAAACAGTTGAGGTGGTCTTCATTGTCCTGGTAGCAGGGTCTCTCAGTCTAGTCACCATAATTGGGAACATCCTGGTCATGGTGTCAATCAAAGTCAACAGGCACCTACAGACTGTCAACAACTATTTCCTGTTCAGCTTGGCCTGCGCTGACTTGATCATCGGCATCTTTTCTATGAACCTATATACCCTCTACACTGTGATAGGCTACTGGCCCTTAGGGCCTGTGGTGTGCGACCTCTGGCTGGCTCTTGACTATGTGGTCAGCAACGCCTCTGTAATGAACCTCCTCATTATCAGCTTTGACAGATACTTTTGTGTCACCAAGCCTCTGACATATCCTGTAAAGCGGACCACTAAGATGGCAGGCATGATGATTGCAGCTGCATGGGTGCTCTCCTTCATCCTGTGGGCCCCTGCAATTCTCTTCTGGCAGTTTATTGTGGGAGGAAGGACTGTCCCAGATGGGGATTGCTACATCCAGTTTTTTTCCAATGCTGCCGTCACTTTTGGCACTGCCATTGCAGCCTTCTATTTGCCTGTTATCATCATGACTGTCCTTTACTGGCAAATCTCTCGAGCCAGTAAGAGTCggataaagaaagggaaaaaggaagctgCCCAAAACCAAGATACGGTTTCCCCCAGCCTTGTCCAAGGTAAAATAGTGAAACCAAACAATAACAACATCCCAACCAGTGGGGATGGGTTGGAGCACAGCAAAATTCAGAATGGAAAAACCACTGAAGAGACTGTGACAGAGAACTGTGTtcaaggggaggaaaaggagagctCCAACGACTCCACCTCTGTCAGTGTTGTTGCTTCCAACATGAAAGAGGATGAAGCTGCCAAAGATGCCAGCCAGGCTTCTGCCTCCCAAGACCATCTCAAAGTGGAGAACTCCAAGCTGACATGCATCAGGATAGTCACCAAGTCCCAAAAGGGTGACTGCTCTGCCCCCACCAACACTACTGTGGAGATTGTAGGCAGCAAcggggaggaaaagcagaacagTGTAGCCCGGAAAATCGTTAAGATGACAAAGCAGCCAGCCAAAAAGAAACCACCTCCTTCTAGAGAGAAGAAAGTGACAAGGACTATTTTGGCCATCCTTCTGGCCTTCATCATCACCTGGACACCATACAATGTGATGGTGCTCATCAACAGCTTCTGCACATCCTGCATCCCTGGCACTGTATGGACCATAGGTTATTGGCTCTGTTATATCAACAGCACCATTAACCCTGCTTGTTATGCGCTCTGCAATGCCACTTTCAAGAAGACCTTTAAGCACCTTCTTATGTGTCATTACAAGAATATAGGAGCAacaaggtaa
- the CHRM2 gene encoding muscarinic acetylcholine receptor M2 isoform X1: protein MNNSTYINSSTENMMALESPYKTVEVVFIVLVAGSLSLVTIIGNILVMVSIKVNRHLQTVNNYFLFSLACADLIIGIFSMNLYTLYTVIGYWPLGPVVCDLWLALDYVVSNASVMNLLIISFDRYFCVTKPLTYPVKRTTKMAGMMIAAAWVLSFILWAPAILFWQFIVGGRTVPDGDCYIQFFSNAAVTFGTAIAAFYLPVIIMTVLYWQISRASKSRIKKGKKEAAQNQDTVSPSLVQGKIVKPNNNNIPTSGDGLEHSKIQNGKTTEETVTENCVQGEEKESSNDSTSVSVVASNMKEDEAAKDASQASASQDHLKVENSKLTCIRIVTKSQKGDCSAPTNTTVEIVGSNGEEKQNSVARKIVKMTKQPAKKKPPPSREKKVTRTILAILLAFIITWTPYNVMVLINSFCTSCIPGTVWTIGYWLCYINSTINPACYALCNATFKKTFKHLLMCHYKNIGATRSATGPLLGAFFL from the exons ATGAATAACTCAACGTACATAAACTCTTCCACTGAAAATATGATGGCTCTGGAGAGCCCCTATAAAACAGTTGAGGTGGTCTTCATTGTCCTGGTAGCAGGGTCTCTCAGTCTAGTCACCATAATTGGGAACATCCTGGTCATGGTGTCAATCAAAGTCAACAGGCACCTACAGACTGTCAACAACTATTTCCTGTTCAGCTTGGCCTGCGCTGACTTGATCATCGGCATCTTTTCTATGAACCTATATACCCTCTACACTGTGATAGGCTACTGGCCCTTAGGGCCTGTGGTGTGCGACCTCTGGCTGGCTCTTGACTATGTGGTCAGCAACGCCTCTGTAATGAACCTCCTCATTATCAGCTTTGACAGATACTTTTGTGTCACCAAGCCTCTGACATATCCTGTAAAGCGGACCACTAAGATGGCAGGCATGATGATTGCAGCTGCATGGGTGCTCTCCTTCATCCTGTGGGCCCCTGCAATTCTCTTCTGGCAGTTTATTGTGGGAGGAAGGACTGTCCCAGATGGGGATTGCTACATCCAGTTTTTTTCCAATGCTGCCGTCACTTTTGGCACTGCCATTGCAGCCTTCTATTTGCCTGTTATCATCATGACTGTCCTTTACTGGCAAATCTCTCGAGCCAGTAAGAGTCggataaagaaagggaaaaaggaagctgCCCAAAACCAAGATACGGTTTCCCCCAGCCTTGTCCAAGGTAAAATAGTGAAACCAAACAATAACAACATCCCAACCAGTGGGGATGGGTTGGAGCACAGCAAAATTCAGAATGGAAAAACCACTGAAGAGACTGTGACAGAGAACTGTGTtcaaggggaggaaaaggagagctCCAACGACTCCACCTCTGTCAGTGTTGTTGCTTCCAACATGAAAGAGGATGAAGCTGCCAAAGATGCCAGCCAGGCTTCTGCCTCCCAAGACCATCTCAAAGTGGAGAACTCCAAGCTGACATGCATCAGGATAGTCACCAAGTCCCAAAAGGGTGACTGCTCTGCCCCCACCAACACTACTGTGGAGATTGTAGGCAGCAAcggggaggaaaagcagaacagTGTAGCCCGGAAAATCGTTAAGATGACAAAGCAGCCAGCCAAAAAGAAACCACCTCCTTCTAGAGAGAAGAAAGTGACAAGGACTATTTTGGCCATCCTTCTGGCCTTCATCATCACCTGGACACCATACAATGTGATGGTGCTCATCAACAGCTTCTGCACATCCTGCATCCCTGGCACTGTATGGACCATAGGTTATTGGCTCTGTTATATCAACAGCACCATTAACCCTGCTTGTTATGCGCTCTGCAATGCCACTTTCAAGAAGACCTTTAAGCACCTTCTTATGTGTCATTACAAGAATATAGGAGCAacaag GTCTGCCACTGGCCCCCTGCTAGgggctttttttctgtga
- the CHRM2 gene encoding muscarinic acetylcholine receptor M2 isoform X3 encodes MNNSTYINSSTENMMALESPYKTVEVVFIVLVAGSLSLVTIIGNILVMVSIKVNRHLQTVNNYFLFSLACADLIIGIFSMNLYTLYTVIGYWPLGPVVCDLWLALDYVVSNASVMNLLIISFDRYFCVTKPLTYPVKRTTKMAGMMIAAAWVLSFILWAPAILFWQFIVGGRTVPDGDCYIQFFSNAAVTFGTAIAAFYLPVIIMTVLYWQISRASKSRIKKGKKEAAQNQDTVSPSLVQGKIVKPNNNNIPTSGDGLEHSKIQNGKTTEETVTENCVQGEEKESSNDSTSVSVVASNMKEDEAAKDASQASASQDHLKVENSKLTCIRIVTKSQKGDCSAPTNTTVEIVGSNGEEKQNSVARKIVKMTKQPAKKKPPPSREKKVTRTILAILLAFIITWTPYNVMVLINSFCTSCIPGTVWTIGYWLCYINSTINPACYALCNATFKKTFKHLLMCHYKNIGATRFHFPSE; translated from the exons ATGAATAACTCAACGTACATAAACTCTTCCACTGAAAATATGATGGCTCTGGAGAGCCCCTATAAAACAGTTGAGGTGGTCTTCATTGTCCTGGTAGCAGGGTCTCTCAGTCTAGTCACCATAATTGGGAACATCCTGGTCATGGTGTCAATCAAAGTCAACAGGCACCTACAGACTGTCAACAACTATTTCCTGTTCAGCTTGGCCTGCGCTGACTTGATCATCGGCATCTTTTCTATGAACCTATATACCCTCTACACTGTGATAGGCTACTGGCCCTTAGGGCCTGTGGTGTGCGACCTCTGGCTGGCTCTTGACTATGTGGTCAGCAACGCCTCTGTAATGAACCTCCTCATTATCAGCTTTGACAGATACTTTTGTGTCACCAAGCCTCTGACATATCCTGTAAAGCGGACCACTAAGATGGCAGGCATGATGATTGCAGCTGCATGGGTGCTCTCCTTCATCCTGTGGGCCCCTGCAATTCTCTTCTGGCAGTTTATTGTGGGAGGAAGGACTGTCCCAGATGGGGATTGCTACATCCAGTTTTTTTCCAATGCTGCCGTCACTTTTGGCACTGCCATTGCAGCCTTCTATTTGCCTGTTATCATCATGACTGTCCTTTACTGGCAAATCTCTCGAGCCAGTAAGAGTCggataaagaaagggaaaaaggaagctgCCCAAAACCAAGATACGGTTTCCCCCAGCCTTGTCCAAGGTAAAATAGTGAAACCAAACAATAACAACATCCCAACCAGTGGGGATGGGTTGGAGCACAGCAAAATTCAGAATGGAAAAACCACTGAAGAGACTGTGACAGAGAACTGTGTtcaaggggaggaaaaggagagctCCAACGACTCCACCTCTGTCAGTGTTGTTGCTTCCAACATGAAAGAGGATGAAGCTGCCAAAGATGCCAGCCAGGCTTCTGCCTCCCAAGACCATCTCAAAGTGGAGAACTCCAAGCTGACATGCATCAGGATAGTCACCAAGTCCCAAAAGGGTGACTGCTCTGCCCCCACCAACACTACTGTGGAGATTGTAGGCAGCAAcggggaggaaaagcagaacagTGTAGCCCGGAAAATCGTTAAGATGACAAAGCAGCCAGCCAAAAAGAAACCACCTCCTTCTAGAGAGAAGAAAGTGACAAGGACTATTTTGGCCATCCTTCTGGCCTTCATCATCACCTGGACACCATACAATGTGATGGTGCTCATCAACAGCTTCTGCACATCCTGCATCCCTGGCACTGTATGGACCATAGGTTATTGGCTCTGTTATATCAACAGCACCATTAACCCTGCTTGTTATGCGCTCTGCAATGCCACTTTCAAGAAGACCTTTAAGCACCTTCTTATGTGTCATTACAAGAATATAGGAGCAacaag GTTTCACTTCCCTTCTGAGTGA